In one bacterium genomic region, the following are encoded:
- a CDS encoding aldo/keto reductase, protein MQDQNKDAINRRQFLARGAAAAAAASLSGAGLFAGQSGKFHPIPGSSLPTRAYGRTGARIPLLTFGSGSRWLMYEEQAGLKVMSEAIDSGVIFLDTAHNYGNGESESRIGQLMPERRKQVLVQTKIAERDPSRFRASLETSLKRLRCDYVDMCLIHSLEQADDLERVEQGVVDELFRAKQEGLARWVGVSSHTSGPVLARFITRHPVDAIQCGLNVATNGPYDMGFEEQVLPLAVEKGLGITAMKVMGQDNIVGKYPEFDAATCLRYSLSLPVTAATVGMPRPEHLRQNLELVRKFKPFSPDQMQALKAKAQGEIQTSFREFMHRHHDWA, encoded by the coding sequence ATGCAGGATCAGAACAAGGATGCGATCAACCGGAGGCAGTTCCTCGCGCGCGGCGCGGCCGCGGCAGCGGCCGCCTCATTGAGCGGCGCCGGACTTTTCGCCGGCCAGAGCGGAAAGTTTCACCCCATCCCCGGCTCCTCCCTGCCCACGCGGGCCTATGGCCGCACCGGGGCGCGCATTCCGCTGCTCACTTTCGGCAGCGGCAGCCGCTGGCTGATGTACGAGGAACAGGCGGGCCTCAAAGTAATGAGCGAGGCCATCGACAGCGGAGTGATTTTCCTGGACACGGCCCACAACTACGGCAACGGCGAGAGCGAGAGCCGAATCGGCCAGCTCATGCCCGAGCGGCGCAAGCAGGTGCTGGTCCAGACCAAGATCGCCGAGCGCGACCCCTCCAGGTTCCGGGCAAGTCTCGAAACCTCACTCAAGCGCCTGCGTTGTGACTATGTGGACATGTGCCTGATCCACAGCCTGGAGCAGGCGGATGACCTGGAGCGGGTGGAGCAGGGGGTGGTGGACGAGCTGTTCAGGGCCAAACAGGAGGGCCTGGCCCGCTGGGTCGGGGTCTCCAGCCACACCTCGGGCCCGGTGCTGGCCCGGTTCATCACCCGTCACCCGGTGGATGCGATCCAGTGCGGGCTGAACGTGGCCACCAACGGCCCCTACGACATGGGCTTCGAGGAGCAGGTGCTGCCCCTGGCCGTGGAAAAGGGCCTCGGGATCACGGCCATGAAAGTGATGGGCCAGGACAACATAGTCGGCAAGTACCCGGAGTTCGACGCCGCCACCTGCCTGCGCTACAGCCTGAGTCTTCCGGTTACCGCGGCCACTGTGGGGATGCCCAGGCCCGAGCACCTGAGGCAGAACCTGGAGCTGGTGCGCAAGTTCAAGCCGTTCAGCCCGGACCAGATGCAGGCGCTGAAAGCCAAGGCGCAGGGCGAGATACAAACCTCGTTCCGCGAGTTCATGCACCGGCATCACGACTGGGCCTGA
- a CDS encoding DUF58 domain-containing protein — MTSATSQMLDPRVVSRLGNLELIARQVVEGFITGLHRSPYHGFSVEFTDHRPYLPGDELKNVDWKLYARTGRYYIKQFEEETNLKAYLLVDSSRSMEYAAGGRIAKSRYATLLAACLAWLLIHQRDSVGLALYADSLRSFIPPRARLSQLNILLAELQGLTCEGLTAPLPIFRELAQRMHRRGLIVVLSDLLTAPEETLRALKYFAHHKHEVIVFHLLDPSEISLEGAGEVLYRDMESGHWLQANAWEVKPAYDSRMEEMIGGLRRSCREARIDYQLVSTDTPFDRALYAFLEKRMRLG, encoded by the coding sequence TTGACCAGCGCGACCTCGCAGATGCTCGACCCGCGGGTGGTCTCGCGCCTGGGCAACCTGGAGCTGATCGCGCGCCAGGTGGTCGAGGGGTTCATCACCGGGCTGCACCGCTCGCCGTACCACGGGTTCAGCGTGGAGTTCACCGACCACCGGCCCTACCTGCCCGGCGATGAGCTGAAAAATGTGGACTGGAAGCTCTACGCCCGCACCGGGCGCTACTACATCAAGCAGTTCGAGGAGGAGACCAACCTCAAGGCCTATTTATTGGTCGACTCCAGCCGCTCGATGGAGTACGCCGCCGGGGGACGGATCGCCAAGAGCCGCTACGCCACCCTGCTGGCCGCCTGCCTGGCCTGGCTGCTGATCCACCAGCGCGACAGCGTGGGCCTGGCCCTCTACGCCGACAGCCTGAGAAGCTTCATCCCGCCGCGGGCGCGGCTGAGCCAGCTGAACATTCTATTGGCCGAGCTGCAAGGGCTCACCTGCGAGGGCCTCACCGCACCACTCCCCATATTCCGCGAGCTGGCCCAGCGCATGCACCGTCGCGGCCTGATCGTGGTGCTCTCCGACCTCTTGACCGCCCCGGAGGAGACCCTGCGGGCGCTCAAGTATTTCGCGCACCACAAGCACGAGGTGATCGTGTTCCACCTGCTGGACCCGTCGGAAATCAGCCTGGAGGGAGCGGGCGAGGTGCTCTACCGCGACATGGAAAGCGGCCACTGGCTGCAGGCCAACGCCTGGGAGGTGAAACCCGCCTACGACAGCCGGATGGAGGAGATGATAGGTGGGCTGCGGCGCAGTTGCCGCGAGGCCCGGATCGATTACCAGCTTGTGAGCACGGACACGCCGTTCGACCGGGCGCTGTACGCTTTCCTGGAGAAAAGGATGCGGCTGGGGTGA
- a CDS encoding AAA family ATPase, which produces MPANNPAAAQSDIQAVERLCAARQKIHDEIGKVIVGQREVLDQMIVALLARGHCLLVGVPGLAKTLMISTLSRLLDLSFNRIQFTPDLMPSDIIGTDILEQEHDGASRFRFHQGPVFANVVLADEINRTPPKTQAAMLQAMQEHQVTAGGRTYSLAEPFFVLATQNPIEQEGTYPLPEAQLDRFMFNLAVTYPSLEEEVTIVTNTTSRYSAEVGKVLSGEEIVALQQLVLRVPVSEKVVRYAVELVRATRPAEAAAPQFVRDWVSWGAGPRAGQYAILGAKTLAVLEGRYSPGEADVRAVLRPVLRHRVITNFNAEADGVTVDSLLDRLLEAKG; this is translated from the coding sequence TTGCCAGCCAACAACCCAGCCGCCGCCCAGAGCGACATCCAGGCCGTGGAGCGACTCTGCGCGGCGAGACAGAAAATACACGACGAGATCGGCAAGGTGATCGTGGGCCAGCGCGAGGTGCTGGACCAGATGATCGTGGCCCTGTTAGCTCGCGGGCACTGCCTCCTGGTGGGTGTGCCGGGACTCGCCAAGACCCTGATGATCTCCACTCTCAGCCGCCTGTTGGACCTCAGTTTCAACCGCATCCAGTTCACCCCCGACCTGATGCCCTCGGACATAATCGGCACGGACATCCTGGAGCAGGAGCACGACGGGGCCAGCCGGTTCCGGTTCCACCAGGGGCCCGTGTTCGCCAACGTGGTCCTGGCCGATGAGATCAACCGCACCCCGCCCAAGACCCAGGCCGCCATGCTCCAGGCCATGCAGGAGCACCAGGTGACCGCGGGCGGGCGCACCTACAGTCTGGCCGAGCCGTTTTTCGTGCTGGCGACCCAGAATCCGATCGAGCAGGAGGGCACCTACCCGCTGCCCGAGGCCCAGCTCGACCGTTTCATGTTCAACCTGGCCGTGACCTACCCCTCGCTGGAGGAGGAGGTGACCATTGTCACCAACACCACCAGCCGCTACAGCGCCGAGGTGGGCAAGGTGCTGAGCGGCGAGGAGATTGTGGCCCTGCAGCAACTGGTGCTGCGCGTGCCGGTGAGCGAGAAAGTGGTACGCTACGCCGTGGAGCTGGTGCGCGCCACCCGCCCGGCCGAGGCCGCCGCCCCCCAGTTCGTGCGTGACTGGGTGAGCTGGGGCGCCGGGCCGCGCGCGGGCCAGTACGCTATCCTGGGGGCCAAGACCCTGGCCGTGCTGGAGGGACGCTACTCGCCCGGCGAGGCGGATGTGCGCGCCGTGCTGCGGCCAGTGCTGCGCCACCGGGTGATCACCAATTTCAACGCCGAGGCGGATGGGGTCACGGTGGATTCCCTGCTCGACCGTCTGCTGGAGGCAAAGGGTTGA